From Chryseobacterium shandongense, the proteins below share one genomic window:
- the purB gene encoding adenylosuccinate lyase has product MNSYKNPLEERYSSEEMLFNFSHNNKFRTWRKLWIALAEIEKDLGLEISDEQIAELKANAENIDYDKAAEYEKKFRHDVMAHVHTYGDVAPSAKGIIHLGATSAFVGDNTDLIQIRDGLLILKKKLVNVIKNLADFAIQYKDLPTLGFTHFQPAQLTTVGKRATLWLQSLVLDIEELDFFLETLRFRGVKGTTGTAASFLELFNGDYSKVKHLDKELSKRFGFEKVFGVSGQTYDRKIDAKVVALLGNIAQSAHKFTNDLRLLQNLKEIEEPFEKNQIGSSAMAYKRNPMRSERIGALAKYVMSLTTSSAMVASTQWFERTLDDSANKRLTIPQAFLAVDAILLIWNNIMNGIVVYPNRINKHIMEELPFMATEYIIMEEVKAGGDRQEIHEVIRVHSMEASKQVKVEGKENDLIERILNDDSLKLDKSKLKEVLDPKNFIGFAPIQTEEFIKNEVQPIIDQNKDLIGLEADLKV; this is encoded by the coding sequence ATGAATTCCTACAAAAATCCATTGGAAGAGCGCTACTCCAGTGAAGAAATGTTATTTAACTTCTCACATAATAACAAATTCCGCACCTGGAGAAAACTTTGGATCGCGCTTGCTGAAATCGAAAAAGACTTAGGCCTTGAAATCAGTGATGAACAAATTGCAGAACTGAAAGCCAATGCTGAAAATATTGATTACGATAAAGCAGCAGAATATGAAAAAAAATTCCGTCACGATGTGATGGCACACGTTCATACCTATGGAGATGTGGCTCCTTCAGCCAAAGGAATCATTCACCTTGGAGCTACTTCAGCATTTGTTGGAGATAATACGGATTTAATTCAGATTCGAGATGGACTTTTAATCCTAAAGAAAAAGCTCGTTAATGTTATCAAAAATTTAGCAGATTTCGCTATTCAATATAAAGATTTGCCTACTTTAGGTTTCACCCATTTCCAGCCGGCTCAGTTAACGACTGTAGGGAAAAGAGCTACACTTTGGTTACAGAGTCTGGTGCTTGATATCGAAGAACTTGATTTCTTCCTTGAAACATTGCGATTCAGAGGGGTAAAAGGAACAACCGGAACAGCAGCAAGTTTCCTGGAGCTTTTCAACGGAGACTATTCTAAAGTAAAGCATTTAGATAAAGAATTATCCAAAAGATTCGGTTTCGAAAAAGTTTTCGGAGTTTCCGGACAGACTTACGACAGGAAGATTGATGCTAAAGTTGTTGCCTTATTAGGAAATATTGCGCAATCTGCCCATAAGTTCACCAACGATTTGCGTTTACTTCAAAACCTTAAGGAAATTGAAGAACCATTCGAGAAAAACCAGATCGGTTCATCGGCAATGGCTTACAAACGTAATCCAATGAGAAGTGAAAGAATCGGAGCATTGGCAAAATATGTAATGTCTTTGACGACAAGTTCTGCTATGGTGGCTTCAACACAGTGGTTTGAAAGAACGCTGGATGATTCTGCCAACAAAAGACTTACCATTCCACAGGCTTTCTTAGCGGTTGATGCAATCTTATTGATCTGGAATAACATCATGAACGGAATCGTGGTATATCCGAACAGAATCAACAAACATATTATGGAAGAACTTCCTTTCATGGCGACGGAATATATCATTATGGAAGAAGTGAAAGCTGGTGGTGACCGTCAGGAAATCCATGAGGTGATCAGGGTTCATTCCATGGAAGCTTCCAAGCAGGTGAAAGTGGAAGGAAAAGAAAACGACCTTATCGAAAGAATTCTTAACGACGATTCCTTAAAGCTGGACAAATCGAAACTGAAAGAAGTGCTTGATCCTAAGAACTTCATCGGTTTTGCCCCGATCCAGACGGAAGAATTTATTAAAAACGAAGTACAG